The nucleotide window agagactgaaacgatgaaaccctataagtatagggaataagcagtatttaaccctaagatttaatccttataaagggattagaagtcaaaaaaagtagttaagggtaaaaaataaattaattcatgacatgtggcaagtgaagagcacattgtccttatttgtaagatttagtccttatatatTTAACTTAATCTTTAgaggatgtatttgttaagtcatcttttgtcaataacttatgtGTAATGCGACGTGGGTTGGGTGGAACTCAGTCGGACTGGTGCTGTACGACGGCGTGGTGGAAGGGACAAGGTGGACTGGCCCGAACCAATGATGGGCCTGGTGCAATCCTTGGTAGACTCCCCTATTGGGCCGGAACTGTTTGGGCTGGGCTTATGCCCTAGTCCAGCTTTTTTGGGCTGGGGTTTAGGCTCTTAGCCCAAacctatgtttttagctttttgtctaattacaataagttcccttgtattaggaaccaaACGAGTGTTTTGTTTAGGCTTGTCTATTTGCTATGTTTTTTCCATAGCTTATAGGCTCGCTGTTATGCGAGtgataagttcaaatatagttggtctatcttatgtaccactgtggctcctccacgaatCATTGTTCTGaccattgttatgtgtcagcAGGTGGATATGTAATAACCTTCTTAGCATGTGACATTATTATAAATGGAATTccattacttcaaaaaaaaaaataataacttatatgtaatttattataaaataaagagattattctcaagaaaaaaaaaagtaacataaagggattagaagtcaaaagaagtaattaatggtaaaaaaaaataaattaactcatgacatgtggcaagtagaGAGCAGAttatccttatttgtaagatttaatccttataaagggattagaagtcaaaagaagtagttaaggataaaaaaaaaaaattaactcatgacatgtggcaagtggatagCAAAttgtccttatatgtttaattcaatctttaaatgatgtatttgttaagtcatcttttgtcaataacttatatgtaatttattataaaaactactcctagtttgaatTGGTTTAGATTTTACCATGCAAGTTGCTGAATAACTCTCCCAATTCAAATAGGATTTTACTAGCATAGCCTATAAACACATGTTGCATTTACTTGGAAATTGCATAAGGTCTGAAAATGGCTGATATTCCTGATAAAGAACTCCATTGTTGCGCAAAAAGGACGAAGGTTACAGGCAGCGGGAACTACCTAAAATCCTGTAGTACAAGTAGTAGCACTAACAGCAGCAGTATCAGTTTAGCAGAAATTATAGCCAGCACGGAAGAACTCCTTACAGAAATCCTACTGCGGGTGCCAGCTCGAACTCTGGTCCGCTTCAAATGTGTTTCCAAGCATTGGCTCTCTCTTATATCTGACCCCAAATTCTGTCACCGCCACACCATTTGGAACCAAAACTCCTCCGTCTCTGCAGTCTTTGGTGACAGATCCACAGACTTTTTTTCCATCACTTTTCCTCATGATCATGACCATAACCATAACCCCGGATCATCGCGCTGCAATCCTCTTAATTTtgttcaaaaccaaaatgattgCATCGAGATTATCCACTCCTGCAATGGCCTCTTCTTGTGCCATCCCATCAATGCTACAAGTACTAGTAGAACCCCATATTTTGTTCTCAATCCCACAACCAACCAGTTCTTGACACTTACAATTCCCCCAGCTGCTGCTGCTAGTTCTAATGGTCAACAGATACAAACCCATATTATTGGTTGTGCTCTGGCTTTTGACCCTTCCAAATCACCTCATTACAAGGTTATATGCCTTGAGACCACTACTGGTCATAAATATTGCCCATACTACCAAATACAAATATATTCGTCTGAGACTCGAAGTTGGAGGCTTCTCAATTCTACTTTTATAAGGCAAGATCAAACTCTCTATGAACAGGGGGTATATTGGAACGGCGCAATTCCTTGGATAGGCCTGGTTTGTGAGATGTCATACTATCAAGTAGATGAAGAGCTTGTCGGATTGGTTGATAGTCCTCCTCATTGTTACGAGAAGAAATGGTACCATAGGATGTATAGATATTTTAAGGAGTCTACTGGCGGCCATTTGCATCTTATTGATATTTATTCTCCTTGTCCTACTAAATTTGAAGTATTGGAGATGGGGAGAGATTACTCTGGCTGGTTTGTCAAGTACCATGTTGATCTAGATCCCTTATGCACCGCTTACCCATGCTTCCTAACAGTTCGTTGTTCTGTTCCTTGCTCAAGACGAAAATGAAGAGGAAAGTTCATCCCTGTTGCTGCATTCTCCTGGTACAGTTATCTCTTATAATCTTAAGAGTAAGACCTCCAAATCTTTTGAGTTAACTATTGATCGGTATTTACTAGTTGGACATTCCAATTATCCATATATGGAGACTTTGGCTTGTGTGTAATTGTTCCATTATCCAAGCTACTGCTGCCGCTgctattttatttttgtctctTGGTTGTAAGAACAAGAATTGTTTGTTAATTCGGTTCAGAGAAATCTATTTAATTAttggttttttgtttattttttgttaattgttCTCTTCTCCATAAACTTGGCACTGTGGTCTGTTGTCAATGTTCTCCACGAATCTCCATAATTTTCATCCTGCTgcatatcatcatcatccatttTTGTTAATTCAAGTCCCGGTATAGACCAAATAAGGGCTGAATTTTCTTGTTGTTGAAGTGTAAACAACTAGATAATGTCGTTGAGATTGAGGTTAGTACTCCTCCATCTAACATGAGTGCATAACCAATCAAGGTAGTGGTGTTCTAAAGCACtgaaaaggaaaccaaaaaggccAAATTAATGAATTATTGCTCATTTCAGCAACTTATTTTATAAAAGCAGATAAACTGATGAAGAAATCATGATAATTTGTGAAAAGGAATGCCTGCTGTAGTTCTTTCCTAGAGCCTCAACTAGGCAAAAGATAGTGATATGCCTGCTCTACTATAAATTTCACTCTGTTCCCTAACCACTGTTACATCGAAGccatattgtttcaaaatgtGGAGGCGGTaagtgtagaatagctgtaaatcttatgtaattatgattcttatttatttaggttatcatgtaattataggaatgattgtttcctattagggttagactactcctcttgtccttgtatatatacccctttgtggatgaatagtattattattgaaaaccctaaaatcaaagtattcttttctacttggtatcagagcaggttcaatcctttgaacttgcctgcatcctttgaatcctaaatcctgaatcctgaatcccaaagcacaccacaaaccgctgcgtaccaccaccattaaaatcaagccatccctgaattttttgaaaccctagaaaaaccaaacctgaaaaaaaaaaaacaaacaaaccccaaattcctcaatggccgttcaacgccgaccaggtcctcctccaggcttctcaggtccttctccacgccgtcctcatgacaaaccaaacccatacgcaaacaaaaatgtgttgtctgtggggaagtaggtcataccaaggagcgatgctatgaagtgattggctaccctgattggtgggacttcaccaggaaaccgcgaaagaatccgggcaaggcggctattgctactacagaggaagagcatctcgacaatgcctccgctaatgtagcgcagtcaggtatgaagggtaaggctactttgaataatacatggataattgatacaggtgcatctgatcatatgaccaatgaccctagtcttgtgaaaaaccttagacgttcctctcaaaatattgtctctactgctgatggtactccaactccggtcaccggagaaggttctattgttgtatctgataccttaacccttgaatctgtcctagttgttccctcactagcttataatctcctatctgttggtcagattattttagcacttgcatgtattgtgaccttctatccatctttctgtgtgtttcaagacattctgactcggtggattcttggttatggtgttagaaggggaaaattatactacctggatctgacagagactggagaaaaccagaagcatcttttggggcaagctaatcagattaatggggtagagaatgcaaaggaagcagtatggttatggcatcgccgtttaggtcatctatcttttagttatcttaagaagctgcaacctcatttgttttcggttgtcagtgatttggatttccattgtgacatttgtgaactggccaagagccaccgcatttcatattcaccaagtcttcataaaagtcctgttccttttatgaaaattcactctgatgtctggggtcctgcaaagattccttctctttctggagctcggtattttgtaacgtttattgatgattgcactcgcatgacatgggtgtcatttcTGAAGAATAAgggtgatgtatttggaatgtttatcgaatttcacaaaatggtggcaactcagtatcaacaatccatccgagtgtttcagtctgacaatggtggagagtttgtgaatggccctatgattgagttttgccggtcacatggaattcgtcatcaaacctccaattcttatactcctcaacagaatgggttagtagaacggaagaacaggcagttgatggaagttgttcgtgcttccttatttggcatgaatgtacctcggtcctattggggagaaacagtaaaatctgcagcatatcttatcaaccgtactccttcacgggtgattgagtttcagaatcctcatcagaagcttcatacatttttgaccatcccttctatgcctaatttggagccc belongs to Rosa chinensis cultivar Old Blush chromosome 4, RchiOBHm-V2, whole genome shotgun sequence and includes:
- the LOC112198813 gene encoding F-box protein At5g07610, which produces MADIPDKELHCCAKRTKVTGSGNYLKSCSTSSSTNSSSISLAEIIASTEELLTEILLRVPARTLVRFKCVSKHWLSLISDPKFCHRHTIWNQNSSVSAVFGDRSTDFFSITFPHDHDHNHNPGSSRCNPLNFVQNQNDCIEIIHSCNGLFLCHPINATSTSRTPYFVLNPTTNQFLTLTIPPAAAASSNGQQIQTHIIGCALAFDPSKSPHYKVICLETTTGHKYCPYYQIQIYSSETRSWRLLNSTFIRQDQTLYEQGVYWNGAIPWIGLVCEMSYYQVDEELVGLVDSPPHCYEKKWYHRMYRYFKESTGGHLHLIDIYSPCPTKFEVLEMGRDYSGWFVKYHVDLDPLCTAYPCFLTVRCSVPCSRRK